Part of the Mycolicibacterium mengxianglii genome is shown below.
GCGATTACCGACACACCGGCGTCAGCGATACGGGCGATGGTCTCTTGACGAGCCCGAGGGGAGGACGCGGCGAGCGACGTCAAGTGCCCGGCCACCACCCGGTGCTGCAGACCCCGGGCACTGGTGTGTTCCGCAATGTCGTCGATCAGCGCAAACCGAGCATCGGAGGCGTCGTCAGCGAAGTCGGCGTGGAAGTCCGCCGGCACGCCGAAGCGCTCCGCCAAGTCGAACACCACTTTCACATGGCGACGGGCATCGTCGACGTCTCGTTCACTGTAGGGGCATCCACCAATGACGTTCGCGCCGAGCCGAAGTGCCGCTTCCAGGAGCGGAAGAGTGCCCGGCCTGCTGAAGATCCCCTCCTGTGGAAATGCCACGATCTGCAGTTCTAGAGTGCCCCGGTACTCCTCGCGCAGCTCCACCATCGCTTCGACAGACAGCAGGCCGACTGTCGGATCAACCTCCGCGTGCACCCGCGCCAGGGTGGTCCCATTCGTGATAGCCCGTTCCAGGACCTCGCGTGAGCGGGAGAGAATGTCCGCGCGGTCGAATTTCGCCTTCAGCCCGGCAGTGACGGCAATTGCGTCGGCCAACGTGCCGGTGAGGCTGGGATGAACGCGGTTCAACAAAGCCTTGTCGAGGTGCAGATGCGGCTCAACAAACGAGGGAATGGCAAGCAGTCCCGCGCCGTCGATCACGTCGGCATTGAGCGACCGACGGTCGATGGTTGAACTGTCGACGATTCGTCCGCCCACCATCGCCAAGTCGCGTCTGCGATTGACGTCCCCAAAGCGAACGTCGTTGACCACTGTCGCGTGCATGTGACCTCAAAAGCTAGGATCGGTAGGTTGGTCCGACCAATCATAGGTGTTCACCTAGGCTGGTTGGCGATCAACCCACGACCGGGTCAACTTGTAACCGGCCAGAAACAGGAGCCCTTGTGTTTACGAGCCCGATTCGACGTTGCGGCGGTGAATTCTGATGTGCCCGCCGGAGAAGTTCGATCTCGTGATCCGCGGCGGCACCTGTGTCCTGCCAGGCGAAGTGACGCAAACCGACCTCGGAATCGTCGGCGACCGAATCCTGCAGATCGGGCCTGAATTGGCCGAAGGCGCCGCCCGGGTCCTG
Proteins encoded:
- a CDS encoding amidohydrolase family protein, translated to MHATVVNDVRFGDVNRRRDLAMVGGRIVDSSTIDRRSLNADVIDGAGLLAIPSFVEPHLHLDKALLNRVHPSLTGTLADAIAVTAGLKAKFDRADILSRSREVLERAITNGTTLARVHAEVDPTVGLLSVEAMVELREEYRGTLELQIVAFPQEGIFSRPGTLPLLEAALRLGANVIGGCPYSERDVDDARRHVKVVFDLAERFGVPADFHADFADDASDARFALIDDIAEHTSARGLQHRVVAGHLTSLAASSPRARQETIARIADAGVSVIALPATDLHLGGRNDDRAVRRGITPIAELAAAGVRVAMSSNNVRNAFTPFGNVDQLQNALLLAQTAHLSTDAELELVLRMVTTGAAEILGVSNHVADIGGDGDLVLVDAARPTQAILDQSPRRKVFARGTVVAETVVEVHRYRARVDFS